GTTTTTGCCCTAATTGATGCGGAATCGAATGTGGTGCAAAATAATAATCGCAAACTCATGCCTGTGCATGGCCGGATCAACTTCAAGCAGGTTAATTTCAGCTATACCCCCGATGAACCAGTGTTAGGCAATTTCTCACTAGAAATTCAGCCAGGCGAAACGATTGCGTTGGTTGGGCATACAGGCTCAGGTAAATCGAGCATTGCCAAACTAATTGCCCGTTTCTACGAGTTTCAACATGGCACGATTGAAATCGATGGTGTGGATATTCGTGAGCTTGATCTTGGTGATTATCGTAGCCAACTCGGGATTGTGACCCAAACGCCATTCTTGTTTGATGGCAATGTGCGTGAGAACATTCGCTATGGCAAGCCCGATGCCTCTGATGAAGAAGTCCAAACCGTAGCACGCTTGGTTGGCGGCGGCGATTGGTTGGGCAGCTTGCCGAATGGCCTTGATACCGATGTTGGTGAGCGTGGCGGCAATCTCTCGCTTGGCCAACGCCAATTGGTGGCCTTAGCTCGCGTGTTATTGCAAAATCCAGCGATTGTAATTTTGGATGAGGCGACCGCCAGCATCGATCCGCTAACCGAAGCCTTGATTCAAGAAGGGCTTGATGTGATTTTGAAAGATCGCACAGCAATTGTGATTGCCCACCGACTCTCGACCGTGCGCCATGCCGACCGAATTATCGTGCTGCGCAAGGGCGAAATCATCGAAACTGGCAGCCACGAAGGCCTGCTCGATCAAGCTGGCCATTATGCCGAACTATATAACACCTATTTCCGCCACCAAAGCCTTGAATATATTGAGTCAGGTGCGAAGGATGAATTATGAAGGTTAGAGCATAGATGTAATGGATTATACGGTTAACAACCAGTTCCACCGTGCCCTCACCCCCAGCCCCTCGCCCACTGCGGCGGGCGAGGGGAGCACTCCCGGTTCCCCCTCGCCTCGCGTGCGGGAGAGGGGGCGAGGGGGTGAGGGAAAACGATCATTGCTAACCCAATAAACCATTACACATAGAGCAAAGAACATAGAACATAGGGTTAAGTCAGAGGTCAAAAAATCAAAAGGCAAATCAGAATTAGAACTTAACGCAGAGGCACAGAGAAGATATGGTTATGAATTGATGGCTTTGGGCTAGCACGATCATAATCCTAAACATCTGTGTCAATCTGTGGCGAAAAATAATCATTCGTGTAATGCGTGCAATTCGTGGCTAAAAAATCTTCGTAGATCAAAGGAACGCCGATCGCTGAGTTTCTAGCGATCGGCGTTGCTGATTAAAATGTAATGTTGGTGGTTGAATAGACTTTGGCAAAATTGCGCAGCACGCTATTATGGTGGGCAATAATTTGGGCTGCTTTGAGCGTTTCGCCATCGAAGGTGCTATGGGCATCGGCGGCGAGGCTCACGCGAAACCCGCGCGACCAGGCTGCCCGACAGGTGGTATCAATGCACAATTCAGTTTGAAAGCCCGCTAAAACTAGCTGTTTGATCTCGCGCTGGCGTAGCATTTCGGCCAAATCGGTGTGTAAAAAGGCGTTGGGCGTTTCTTTTTGCACAACCAAATCGCCTGCTTGGAGCTTGCAAACCTCGTGCAGTTGCCAACCAGCGCTGCCTGGGGCATCAGGATCATCGGGGCCGCCATTATGTTGCACATACACCACTGCTGCATTGTTGGCTCGTGCAGCACTAATTAATCTAGCAATTGCTTCCAACACACGTTCACCAGCATAGACCGTTGCCTCGGGTGCGAACATATTGACTTGAACATCCAGCAACACTAAGGCAGTTTGTGTCATTACCAATCCTCGCGTACATCAGCGGCACAACGGAAGCCTACCTCAAAATCAGCATCGTTGGCAGCAGCTATGTTGCGATTCGCTCCGCGTAATGCATCCGGCGAACACGACCACGACCCACCACGGGTGACGCGCAAGCCAGCATTCTTAGGGAAATCGCGGCCATCACTTGGGTCATAAGGATAGCGCTTATAGGCCGTATCTGTCCACTCCCAAATATTGCCAGCCATTTCTGCTGCGCCACACGGACTATCGCCTTGTGGTGAATAAGCGCCAATTGGCACGGTTCCGCCTGCCCCGCCTTCACGCGCATTGGCGCGATGCTCATCCCATTGATCGCCCCAAGGATAAACCCGCTTATGCCCAGTTGTGGCATCCCAAGTTGCCGCTTTTTCCCATTCAGCTTCGGTTGGCAGCCGCTTGCCCGCCCAACGTGCATAAGCTCGCGCTTCGTCGT
This sequence is a window from Herpetosiphon gulosus. Protein-coding genes within it:
- a CDS encoding cysteine hydrolase family protein, whose translation is MTQTALVLLDVQVNMFAPEATVYAGERVLEAIARLISAARANNAAVVYVQHNGGPDDPDAPGSAGWQLHEVCKLQAGDLVVQKETPNAFLHTDLAEMLRQREIKQLVLAGFQTELCIDTTCRAAWSRGFRVSLAADAHSTFDGETLKAAQIIAHHNSVLRNFAKVYSTTNITF